The window GATAGCTGATGCGTTGTTAAATGGAAAGGCATTGAAAATAAAAGGAGGTGTATACGCTATGGCAGAAATGAGAAAATTTAAGTGCTACGTTTGTAACAACACATGGGAAGTTCCTTATGGAACAGGCAGACCAAAAGAGTGTACTCAGTGCAAAAGCACCAATATCCACAGAGCTGCAGAAGACAGGGGTTATGCCAGAAGAGGCGGTGCTGGTTATGGCAGAAGACGATGCGGGAGGTTATCAGTATGAGAATATGTATCCCGACAGAAACAAATGCAGGCAAAGATGCGAAAGTATACAGCCATTTCGGAAGTGCTCCCTATTTTACTGTCTATGATACGGAAAAAGATGATAGCCAATCGATTGAAAATTCAAATCAACATCATGTACATGGCGCCTGTCATCCTATAAGTGTTTTAACCGACAAACAGATAGATGTGGTAGTTTGTGCTGGTATGGGAATGCGCGCTATACAAAAGCTTAACGGGGCGGGTATCAAAGCATATAAAGCATCTGGAGCAACAGTCTTGGAGATAATCGGAAAATACAAAGCAAATGAATTAAAAGAGATTACCTTAGAAGATGCTTGCAGTCACAACGGATGCCATTAAAAGGAACTGTTACAATAAAAGCTACCCCAACAGGGACAACATCCGTCCCGACATTTCAGGGACCTTGTATTTCAAGATTAAAGTTTGCCCGTCATTTTTTGCGGGTTATTTCGCTCTTGCAAGGTAGGAGGCGTCATCTGTGCTGATACGAACAACGTCGCCGACATTGATAAATGGGGGAACGCGGACTTTCAGGCCTGTCTC is drawn from Phycisphaerae bacterium and contains these coding sequences:
- a CDS encoding DUF134 domain-containing protein → MSRPFKCRRICCDPKSDYFKPRGIPVTRLEEINLTMDELETIRLADLEGIYQESAASKMNISRQTFGNIVNSAHKKIADALLNGKALKIKGGVYAMAEMRKFKCYVCNNTWEVPYGTGRPKECTQCKSTNIHRAAEDRGYARRGGAGYGRRRCGRLSV
- a CDS encoding NifB/NifX family molybdenum-iron cluster-binding protein, with protein sequence MRICIPTETNAGKDAKVYSHFGSAPYFTVYDTEKDDSQSIENSNQHHVHGACHPISVLTDKQIDVVVCAGMGMRAIQKLNGAGIKAYKASGATVLEIIGKYKANELKEITLEDACSHNGCH